Below is a window of Wenzhouxiangella sp. XN201 DNA.
CAGGTGGCGCTGAACGCGGGACTGCAGTACGACCTGGAATCGGATGAAACACAAGTGGCGCGCTTTGGTCTGAACTGGGGCGGGGATGATGGCCAGCAGGTCGCGCTGGGCTACCGTTTCCGCCAGGACCGGGTCGACCAGGCCGATGTTCGCTTTCGCTACCCGGTCAATGAAAACCTGAATCTTATCGGCCGCGTAACGTATTCCTTCCAGGAAAATGAGACACTGGAGGTGCTCGGCGGCGTCGAGTACGACAGTTGCTGCTGGTCGCTGCGCTTCACGGCCCGCGAATGGGTTAGCGATCGCGAGTCCGACAAGCGCACGGCGTTTTTCGTCGAGCTGGTTCTCAAGGGACTGGGCAGTGTCGGGCGAGCGCCGTACCGCCTGTTCGCCGACCAGGCCCGTTACTGAACGACATCACACCAAGGAAGATCGAGATTGCAATGACAAAGGCAATGATACGAATTCTGCCGGCGCTGGCCCTGTGCCTTCCGCTGGTGCTCATGGCACAGACCGAACGCCAGCCGATCGACAGCATCGTCGCACTGGTCGAAGAGGACGTGATCCTGCAAAGCGAGCTTGACCAGGCAATCGATGGCATCGTGCGCCAGGTGGAGAGTCGCGGTGAAAATCTGCCGCCGCGCAATGTGCTTGAAGAGCAAGTGCTCGAGCGGCTGATCATGCAACGCCTGCAGATTTTGCGCGCTGAGTCGACCGGCATCCGGGTCTCCGACGCCGACGTCGACGACGCGCTCAATCGCGTCGCACGGCAAAACGAACTCACTGGTGGTCAGCTGCGTCAGGCGGTCGAGGCCGAGGGTACGAGTTTCGAGCAGTTCCGGAGCGAAATCCGGGACGAGATCATGATATCGCGGCTGCAGCAGCGGGTCATGAGCTCGATGGACGAGATCAGCGATACCGAGGTTGAAATCCTGATGGCTTCCGATCAGTTCGGCGGCCGCGAATACCTGCTTTCGCAGATCGTGGTTTCGGTGCCGGAATCGGCCTCGCCCGACCAGTTTCGCGAGGCCGAAGCCAGGGTCGAGGAAATCTACGATCGGCTCGATGAGGGCATGAGCTTCTCGTCGGCGGCGATCAGCTATTCCCAGGCGCCCGATGCGCTCGAGGGCGGC
It encodes the following:
- a CDS encoding peptidylprolyl isomerase, giving the protein MIRILPALALCLPLVLMAQTERQPIDSIVALVEEDVILQSELDQAIDGIVRQVESRGENLPPRNVLEEQVLERLIMQRLQILRAESTGIRVSDADVDDALNRVARQNELTGGQLRQAVEAEGTSFEQFRSEIRDEIMISRLQQRVMSSMDEISDTEVEILMASDQFGGREYLLSQIVVSVPESASPDQFREAEARVEEIYDRLDEGMSFSSAAISYSQAPDALEGGDVGWRNISALPPVFADAVEGLSPGEVSEPLRTPAGVIILQVRDVRERSEVIVTEYRARHLLISPSELITTDEARERIEDLRERIEDGEDFAELAREYSSDQSTANLGGLLDWFPAGAYGPYVREQVESLEPGELSDPFQSPNGWHLIKLLEVRESDRTEEVLRSEAREMLSEQKAQEEVDRFLRQLRSESFVEIRL